In one window of Frigoriglobus tundricola DNA:
- a CDS encoding sterol desaturase family protein translates to MTKQLSDATLGAVGITLADAIWYVASAGMLWLAFYVLFRRFLRPRKVIPRSPTGRQVRGEILLSLRSLAVFGLMALVVRYASLSGHTRLYRDVAEYGWPWFVASIAIAIVIHDAYFYWTHRLLHHPAMFRRMHRTHHLSANPTPWAAYAFGSGEAIVQAGIGPVVVCLVPIHPAAFALFMVWQIVFNVFGHCGYEIFPRWFLRTWVGQLLNTPTHHALHHEKVRGCYGLYFNIWDRLMGTNHPDYRARFEHATSGGRGEPVAP, encoded by the coding sequence ATGACCAAACAATTGTCAGATGCCACCTTGGGCGCGGTTGGGATAACACTGGCCGATGCGATCTGGTACGTGGCGTCCGCGGGCATGCTATGGTTGGCGTTCTACGTACTGTTCCGCCGGTTCCTACGCCCCCGAAAGGTCATTCCCCGGAGCCCCACTGGCAGACAGGTCCGGGGCGAGATCCTCCTCTCCCTCCGCAGCTTGGCCGTGTTCGGGCTCATGGCTCTGGTGGTCCGATACGCGTCCCTGTCCGGGCACACCCGCCTGTACCGCGACGTCGCCGAGTACGGGTGGCCGTGGTTCGTAGCCAGCATTGCAATCGCGATCGTCATTCACGACGCGTACTTCTACTGGACACACCGGCTCCTCCACCACCCGGCCATGTTCCGCCGGATGCATCGGACTCACCACCTGTCGGCCAACCCGACGCCGTGGGCGGCGTACGCGTTCGGCAGCGGGGAGGCAATCGTTCAGGCCGGGATCGGCCCAGTGGTCGTGTGCCTGGTGCCGATCCACCCGGCCGCGTTCGCCCTGTTCATGGTCTGGCAGATCGTTTTCAACGTGTTTGGCCACTGCGGGTATGAGATCTTCCCCCGGTGGTTTCTGCGGACGTGGGTCGGGCAACTACTGAACACGCCGACCCACCACGCCCTGCACCACGAGAAAGTCCGCGGCTGTTACGGTTTGTATTTCAACATCTGGGACCGGCTCATGGGCACCAACCACCCTGACTACCGCGCCCGGTTCGAGCACGCCACCAGCGGCGGGCGGGGGGAGCCGGTAGCCCCCTGA
- the tnpC gene encoding IS66 family transposase translates to MAEPACPGCRDLLQRVAELEAQVAELTRRLDEAVRAGKRQAAPFRKGPPKPDPKTPGRKSGDAHGKHGRRPPPPHDQVAECHEAHLPDSCPHCRGRLVETGTAEQFQTEIPRTPLLRKFRVHIGHCESCGKRTQGRHPLQTSDALGAAASQIGPDAQAAAAVLHTQMGLSHGKVASVFRTLFGITLTRGASAQIDLRTASRLEPDYQLILDEVRSSEQIAADETGWRIGGHPAWLHAWVGDRATAYGIDSQRSAAVLERVIGADWSGILSHDGFASYDRFEAAIHQQCLAHVLRRARELLERATRGAVRFPRQVIALLTEAIHWRNGYVPGTWTDDQLDAHRGQFDDRLLELVTRPRAVPEYATLARHLWNHFEQWFAFVFDPRIEPTNWKAEQAIRPAVVNRKVWGGNRTVTGARAQGVLMSVFETCRRQTLSVVDHVSRTLRWFGNRLLPRPLLLG, encoded by the coding sequence ATGGCCGAACCCGCGTGTCCTGGCTGTCGGGATCTCCTCCAGCGTGTCGCCGAACTCGAAGCCCAGGTCGCCGAGTTGACCCGGCGGCTCGACGAGGCAGTGCGCGCCGGCAAGCGACAGGCCGCCCCGTTCCGCAAGGGTCCGCCCAAGCCCGACCCGAAGACACCCGGTCGCAAGTCGGGCGACGCCCACGGCAAGCACGGGCGCCGCCCGCCCCCGCCTCACGATCAGGTTGCGGAGTGCCACGAGGCGCACCTCCCCGACTCCTGTCCGCACTGCCGGGGCCGGCTGGTCGAGACCGGCACGGCGGAGCAGTTCCAGACCGAGATCCCACGCACCCCGCTGCTCCGCAAGTTCCGCGTCCACATCGGTCACTGCGAGTCGTGCGGGAAGCGGACCCAGGGCCGGCATCCGCTCCAGACGTCCGACGCCCTTGGCGCGGCTGCCAGCCAGATCGGCCCTGACGCCCAGGCCGCGGCCGCGGTCCTGCACACCCAGATGGGCCTGTCGCACGGCAAGGTCGCGTCGGTGTTCCGGACCCTGTTCGGCATCACCCTGACCCGCGGGGCCAGCGCCCAGATCGACCTCCGCACAGCGTCGCGACTGGAACCCGACTACCAACTGATCCTCGACGAGGTGCGGTCGTCCGAGCAGATCGCGGCCGACGAGACGGGGTGGCGGATCGGAGGGCATCCCGCCTGGCTCCATGCGTGGGTCGGTGACCGGGCCACCGCCTACGGTATCGACTCCCAACGCAGTGCCGCCGTCCTGGAGCGGGTGATCGGGGCGGACTGGTCCGGCATCCTGAGCCACGACGGGTTCGCCTCGTACGACCGGTTCGAGGCGGCGATCCACCAGCAGTGCCTGGCCCACGTGCTCCGCCGCGCGCGGGAGTTGCTGGAGCGCGCCACCCGCGGGGCCGTGCGGTTCCCACGGCAGGTGATTGCGCTGCTCACCGAGGCGATCCACTGGCGGAACGGGTATGTGCCGGGGACGTGGACCGACGACCAACTCGACGCGCACCGGGGGCAGTTCGACGACCGCCTGCTGGAGTTGGTGACGCGACCGCGGGCGGTGCCGGAGTACGCGACCCTGGCGAGGCACCTGTGGAACCACTTCGAGCAGTGGTTCGCGTTCGTGTTCGACCCGCGGATCGAGCCGACGAACTGGAAGGCCGAGCAGGCGATCCGCCCGGCGGTGGTAAATCGGAAGGTGTGGGGCGGCAACCGGACCGTCACGGGCGCGCGAGCGCAGGGCGTGTTGATGTCCGTGTTCGAGACGTGCCGCCGCCAGACGCTCTCGGTCGTGGATCACGTCAGCCGGACGTTGCGCTGGTTCGGTAACCGGCTCCTGCCGCGCCCGCTGCTGTTAGGGTGA
- a CDS encoding EF-Tu C-terminal domain-related protein: protein MATGVITQGRVAPGDKVEVVGFGETVETVVTGVEAHHKPLTEGVAGLSVGVRLRGVKADQISRGQVLAAPKSIRPRSKFRAEVYALRKDEGGRHTPFFGGYKPQFYVRTTDVTGVVTLPPEVEMVMPGDNARIEVSLDRPIALEAGSRFAIREGGKTVGSGVVSAVMD, encoded by the coding sequence ATCGCCACCGGCGTCATCACGCAGGGGCGGGTGGCGCCCGGCGACAAGGTCGAGGTGGTCGGCTTCGGCGAGACCGTGGAGACGGTGGTTACCGGCGTCGAGGCGCACCACAAGCCGCTGACGGAGGGCGTGGCCGGCTTGAGTGTCGGGGTGCGGCTCCGCGGGGTGAAGGCCGATCAGATCAGCCGCGGCCAGGTGCTGGCGGCCCCGAAGTCGATCCGCCCGCGGTCCAAGTTCCGCGCGGAGGTGTACGCGCTGCGCAAGGACGAGGGCGGCCGGCACACGCCGTTCTTCGGCGGGTACAAGCCCCAGTTCTACGTCCGCACCACGGACGTGACCGGGGTGGTGACCCTGCCGCCGGAGGTGGAGATGGTGATGCCGGGCGACAACGCGCGGATCGAGGTGAGCCTCGACCGGCCCATCGCGCTGGAGGCCGGGAGCCGGTTCGCGATCCGGGAGGGCGGTAAGACCGTCGGCTCGGGGGTCGTGAGCGCGGTGATGGACTGA
- a CDS encoding DNA-directed RNA polymerase subunit alpha C-terminal domain-containing protein: MSSGPLTETVTLSQARDLIRCLSHEQSVLLLAPPGVGKSDVVRQAAAADGLECRSLLGTQIAPEDVSGVPRIVGERSVFCPPRVLLPETAGKFCLFLDELPACAPDVQKAFYSLLLERRIGEYLLPEGTWVVAAGNRAEDKALVRTISSALINRVLVLNVRIDVPEWLEWARANRVREDVIQFIEQSPEALLRPVPDKPVPFSTPRAWASLARALDLVGARGRLTAALVRALAVGRVSEDDARRFAAAWLGNPAESASLEEKLNWPLAQLELSVRATTCLESEGITVVRELIVRTDDELLEIRNFSETALREVRAKLALHGLRLGTSA; the protein is encoded by the coding sequence ATGAGTTCAGGCCCGCTCACCGAGACGGTCACGCTCTCACAGGCGCGGGACCTGATCCGGTGCCTGTCGCACGAGCAGAGCGTGCTGCTCCTCGCGCCGCCGGGCGTCGGCAAGTCGGACGTCGTGCGCCAGGCCGCCGCGGCGGACGGGCTGGAGTGCCGGTCGCTGCTGGGCACGCAGATCGCGCCGGAGGACGTGTCCGGCGTGCCGCGGATCGTCGGCGAGCGCAGCGTGTTCTGCCCGCCGCGCGTGCTCCTGCCGGAGACCGCCGGCAAGTTCTGCCTCTTTTTGGACGAGCTCCCGGCCTGCGCCCCGGACGTGCAGAAGGCGTTCTACTCGCTGCTCCTCGAGCGCCGCATCGGCGAGTACCTGCTGCCCGAAGGGACGTGGGTGGTCGCGGCCGGGAACCGGGCCGAAGACAAGGCGCTCGTCCGCACCATTTCGAGCGCGCTCATCAACCGCGTGCTGGTCCTGAACGTCCGCATCGACGTGCCGGAGTGGCTGGAGTGGGCACGGGCCAACCGGGTGCGCGAGGACGTGATACAGTTCATCGAGCAGAGCCCCGAGGCGCTGCTCCGCCCGGTGCCCGATAAGCCGGTCCCGTTCTCGACGCCGCGGGCGTGGGCGTCCCTGGCCCGCGCCCTCGATCTGGTCGGGGCGCGGGGGCGGCTCACGGCGGCGCTCGTGCGGGCGCTGGCGGTCGGGCGCGTGAGCGAGGACGACGCCCGCCGGTTCGCGGCGGCGTGGCTCGGCAACCCGGCCGAATCGGCGTCGCTCGAAGAGAAGCTGAACTGGCCGCTCGCCCAGCTCGAGCTGTCCGTGCGGGCGACCACCTGCCTCGAAAGCGAGGGGATCACCGTCGTCCGCGAGCTGATCGTCCGGACCGACGACGAACTGCTCGAAATTCGGAACTTCAGCGAGACGGCGCTCCGCGAAGTGCGGGCGAAGCTCGCCCTTCACGGGCTGCGTTTGGGAACGAGCGCCTGA
- a CDS encoding TIGR03000 domain-containing protein, translating to MFSRHTARAFGLALTVFFLSSGLTALSVKAQPEKKDEKKDEKKDDKKAKSKLKILVPQDDAELLIEGKATKPTGPTREFETPELVVGKLYEYTFSATWRPNNYTVLTRVKSVEFKGGEDVVADLTKADPKAADKAVIRWVPTPDDIVDEMLKLGSVKKGDVVYEPGPGDGRMLIAAVKKGAAKGVGIELDPKKAEEAKENVKKAKYEKEITIIEGDALKDRDYSEATVVLLYMGNEFNNLLRPILEKQLKPGTRIVSHRFVIGDWAPDKTIKVTGADGDEYTLHLWTVKEKEKKK from the coding sequence ATGTTTTCCCGCCACACCGCCCGCGCGTTCGGGCTGGCCCTGACCGTGTTCTTCCTCTCCTCCGGCCTGACGGCGCTGTCCGTCAAGGCCCAGCCGGAGAAGAAGGACGAGAAAAAGGACGAAAAGAAAGACGACAAGAAGGCCAAATCGAAGCTCAAGATCCTGGTCCCGCAGGACGACGCGGAACTGCTGATCGAGGGCAAGGCGACCAAGCCGACCGGCCCGACCCGTGAGTTCGAGACGCCCGAACTCGTGGTCGGCAAGCTGTACGAGTACACGTTCTCCGCCACCTGGCGGCCGAACAACTACACCGTGCTGACCCGCGTCAAGTCGGTCGAGTTCAAGGGCGGCGAGGACGTGGTCGCGGACCTGACGAAGGCCGACCCGAAGGCCGCGGACAAGGCCGTGATCCGCTGGGTCCCGACCCCGGACGACATCGTGGACGAGATGCTGAAGCTCGGCAGCGTGAAGAAGGGCGACGTGGTGTACGAGCCGGGTCCGGGCGACGGCCGGATGCTCATCGCCGCCGTGAAGAAGGGCGCCGCCAAGGGCGTGGGCATCGAACTGGACCCGAAGAAGGCCGAGGAGGCCAAGGAGAACGTCAAGAAGGCCAAGTACGAGAAAGAGATCACCATCATCGAGGGCGACGCCCTGAAGGACCGGGACTACAGCGAGGCCACCGTGGTGCTGCTGTACATGGGCAACGAGTTCAACAACCTGCTCCGCCCGATCCTGGAGAAGCAACTCAAGCCCGGCACCCGCATCGTCTCCCACCGCTTCGTCATTGGCGACTGGGCGCCGGACAAGACCATCAAGGTGACGGGGGCCGACGGCGACGAGTACACCCTGCACCTGTGGACCGTGAAGGAAAAAGAAAAGAAGAAATAG
- a CDS encoding DUF11 domain-containing protein, with protein MAGYGARPLAAPRPADLYAVQPGEGLPVPAPLVAAKFLTPKDVRVTAYPGTTLSRVYPAPAAMGLRPGYVYRFELSNLPYHPGEALYPEVEVRGTLVPRPGMKYMDYPIPLAFPQADIEKALKGVLVTKVIYLEDPEKALPAEVGRDTPVELPDGTDAEAVRAALANGRLMAIVRLGNRKPTADLLRTYVTDGTILLPGEKYLKAPTKGPVLPFAAQPMYDPLLGPKGPKEECFVDGGDKGDPLGIGPSGQLAGLNATDVGVEYTIGGRRRVTTSNEVCICSPRYMIRRAEVVPGGYDHHQALAGSVAATAPGVVKERQTAMVGIGLVRPGAFEGQVKASAFVGKVGASFFIGSERPLVVGQVEGVKVTGALVEPEQLTAFPTLCPLTVTKSVDPPGPKEPGEVVTITIKYLNSGGKAVSDVVISDSLSGRLEYLTGSAASDRPANFTAAENEVGSVVVRWELPGTILPGQSGTVKFKAKVR; from the coding sequence GTGGCCGGATACGGGGCGCGCCCGCTCGCCGCGCCCCGGCCCGCGGACCTCTACGCGGTCCAGCCGGGGGAGGGGCTCCCGGTCCCGGCCCCGCTCGTCGCCGCGAAGTTCCTCACCCCGAAGGACGTGCGCGTTACCGCGTACCCCGGCACGACGCTCAGTCGGGTGTACCCGGCGCCCGCGGCGATGGGGCTGCGGCCGGGCTACGTGTACCGGTTCGAGCTGAGCAACCTGCCCTATCACCCCGGCGAAGCGCTCTACCCGGAGGTGGAGGTGCGCGGCACGCTCGTGCCGCGGCCGGGCATGAAGTACATGGACTACCCGATCCCGCTCGCCTTCCCGCAGGCGGACATCGAGAAGGCGCTCAAGGGCGTCCTCGTCACCAAGGTCATTTACCTCGAGGACCCCGAGAAGGCACTGCCCGCCGAGGTGGGCCGCGACACGCCCGTCGAGCTGCCCGACGGCACCGACGCGGAGGCCGTGCGGGCCGCCCTCGCCAACGGCCGGCTCATGGCGATCGTCCGCCTCGGCAACCGCAAGCCGACCGCCGACCTGCTCCGGACCTACGTCACCGACGGCACCATCCTGCTGCCGGGCGAGAAGTACCTGAAGGCCCCCACGAAGGGGCCGGTGCTCCCGTTCGCCGCGCAACCGATGTACGACCCGCTCCTGGGGCCGAAGGGGCCGAAAGAGGAGTGCTTCGTGGACGGCGGGGACAAGGGGGACCCGCTCGGCATCGGGCCGAGCGGTCAGCTCGCCGGGCTGAACGCCACGGACGTGGGCGTCGAATACACGATCGGCGGCCGGCGCCGGGTGACGACGTCGAACGAGGTGTGCATCTGCTCGCCGCGGTACATGATCCGCCGGGCCGAGGTGGTGCCGGGCGGGTACGACCACCACCAGGCGCTGGCCGGGAGCGTCGCCGCGACCGCGCCGGGGGTCGTCAAGGAGCGGCAGACGGCGATGGTGGGCATCGGCCTGGTCCGGCCCGGCGCGTTCGAGGGCCAGGTGAAGGCGTCGGCGTTCGTGGGCAAGGTGGGTGCGTCGTTCTTCATCGGCAGCGAGCGCCCGCTGGTGGTCGGGCAGGTCGAGGGCGTGAAGGTGACCGGCGCGCTGGTGGAGCCGGAACAACTGACCGCGTTCCCGACCCTGTGCCCGCTGACGGTGACCAAGAGCGTGGACCCGCCGGGGCCGAAGGAGCCGGGCGAGGTGGTGACGATCACCATCAAGTACCTGAACTCGGGCGGCAAGGCGGTGAGCGACGTGGTCATCAGCGACAGCCTGAGCGGGCGCCTGGAGTACCTCACCGGCTCCGCGGCGAGCGACCGCCCGGCGAACTTCACCGCGGCCGAGAACGAGGTGGGCTCGGTCGTGGTGCGCTGGGAGCTGCCCGGCACGATCCTCCCCGGCCAGAGCGGTACGGTGAAGTTCAAGGCGAAGGTGCGGTAG
- a CDS encoding 30S ribosomal protein S1: MVNRNLLRQFDVPEEELEQNDLDFNQEILTWIQSEDQDYEANKIVTGKVLEIRGDDVVIDIGYKSEGVIKIDEWKEEGSDAPPPKPGDTVEVLLETVESEDGTIQLSYRKAKRQKEWNAILAKHKEGDVVAGKVLKKIKGGLLVNIGVNVFLPASQVDIRRPQSIDEYIDRTIECVILKIDEQRRNIVVSRRKLIEDRRKIQKDKLLGELEVGQIRTGVVKNIAEFGAFVDLGGIDGLLHITDMGWHRVTNPRDVVQIDQTLEVYILHIDREKEKIALSLKHKTPSPWQNIEAKYPIGQRFQGEVVNIMPYGAFVKLEPGIEGLVHISEMSWVKRIADPKELVQIGDKVEVQVLNINHDKKEISLGMKQCQSNPWGEVAKKYPPGTVITGVVRNLTNYGAFIEIEEGIDGLLHVSDMSYVRKVSNPSEMVQKGQKITCQVLTVDQERKRVALGLKQMGNDPWETDIPARFKPGQKVKGKVTKLTNFGVFVELEQGLEGLLHISELSDDKIESPEEVVKVGDEVDVKVLRVDAKDRKIGLSMRNVDDNTVPDDIPDMPIEGPEAEKAMEEKLKATREKEAGKEKKEKEPGKKEKEPVAEKEGLRGGTGAAGPLFQLPGDKKE; the protein is encoded by the coding sequence ATGGTCAACCGCAACCTTCTCCGCCAGTTCGACGTCCCCGAAGAAGAACTTGAGCAGAACGACCTCGACTTCAATCAGGAAATTCTCACCTGGATCCAGAGCGAGGACCAGGACTACGAAGCCAACAAGATCGTCACCGGTAAGGTGCTCGAGATCCGCGGCGACGACGTCGTCATCGACATCGGGTACAAGTCCGAAGGCGTCATCAAGATCGACGAGTGGAAGGAAGAGGGCAGCGACGCGCCCCCGCCCAAGCCCGGCGACACCGTCGAGGTGCTGCTGGAGACGGTCGAGAGCGAGGACGGCACCATCCAGCTCTCCTACCGCAAGGCGAAGCGGCAGAAGGAGTGGAACGCGATCCTCGCCAAGCACAAGGAAGGCGACGTGGTCGCCGGCAAGGTGCTCAAGAAGATCAAGGGCGGCCTGCTCGTCAACATCGGCGTGAACGTGTTCCTCCCGGCCTCGCAGGTGGACATCCGCCGGCCCCAGTCGATCGACGAGTACATCGACCGCACCATCGAGTGCGTCATCCTCAAGATCGACGAGCAGCGGCGCAACATCGTGGTGTCCCGCCGCAAGCTGATCGAGGACCGCCGCAAGATCCAGAAGGACAAGCTCCTCGGCGAACTCGAGGTCGGCCAGATCCGCACCGGCGTGGTCAAGAACATCGCCGAGTTCGGCGCGTTCGTGGACCTCGGCGGCATCGACGGCCTGCTCCACATCACGGACATGGGCTGGCACCGGGTCACCAACCCGCGCGACGTGGTGCAGATCGACCAGACGCTCGAAGTGTACATCCTGCACATCGACCGCGAGAAGGAGAAGATCGCCCTCTCGCTGAAGCACAAGACCCCGAGCCCGTGGCAGAACATCGAGGCCAAGTACCCGATCGGCCAGCGGTTCCAGGGCGAAGTCGTCAACATCATGCCCTACGGCGCGTTCGTGAAGCTCGAGCCGGGCATCGAGGGGCTGGTCCACATCTCCGAGATGTCCTGGGTCAAGCGGATCGCCGACCCGAAGGAGCTGGTGCAGATCGGCGACAAGGTCGAGGTTCAGGTGCTGAACATCAACCACGACAAGAAGGAGATCTCGCTCGGCATGAAGCAGTGCCAGAGCAACCCGTGGGGCGAGGTGGCGAAGAAGTACCCGCCGGGCACGGTCATCACCGGCGTGGTGCGGAACCTCACGAACTACGGCGCGTTCATCGAAATAGAGGAGGGAATCGACGGCCTGCTGCACGTGTCCGACATGAGCTACGTGCGGAAGGTGTCCAACCCCTCCGAGATGGTCCAGAAGGGCCAGAAGATCACCTGCCAGGTGCTCACCGTCGACCAGGAGCGCAAGCGGGTCGCGCTGGGCCTCAAGCAGATGGGCAACGACCCGTGGGAGACCGACATCCCGGCCCGGTTCAAGCCCGGCCAGAAGGTGAAGGGCAAGGTCACCAAGCTCACCAACTTCGGCGTGTTCGTGGAGCTGGAGCAGGGGCTCGAGGGGCTGCTCCACATCTCCGAACTGTCCGACGACAAGATCGAGTCGCCGGAAGAGGTGGTGAAGGTCGGCGACGAGGTGGACGTGAAGGTCCTCCGCGTCGACGCCAAGGACCGCAAGATCGGCCTGTCCATGCGGAACGTGGACGACAACACCGTGCCGGACGACATCCCCGACATGCCGATCGAGGGGCCGGAGGCCGAGAAGGCGATGGAGGAGAAGCTCAAGGCCACCCGCGAGAAGGAAGCCGGCAAGGAGAAGAAGGAAAAGGAGCCCGGCAAGAAGGAGAAGGAGCCGGTCGCGGAGAAGGAAGGGCTGCGCGGCGGCACCGGCGCCGCCGGCCCGCTGTTCCAGCTCCCCGGCGACAAGAAGGAGTGA
- a CDS encoding sigma-70 family RNA polymerase sigma factor, translating to MSRLRRYRPDVVQSPLETYLREINETALLTADQEKSLARAIGAGDTEARDQMVRANLRLVVNIARGYTGKGLALQDLIEEGNLGLLRAVEGFDPTMNTRFSTYASYWIKQSIKRALVNTAKTIRIPAYMVELLAKWRRATNKLSDELGRPPTHEEVAKLLGLPKKKLAIIKKAIRVYNAAPQSDQTEAGWSIEEMLMDSRAKTPDTEMVETDDLKHVLILLEKMDKREATVLKMRFGLNDEEPKTLKEIGECLGLTRERVRQIESEALAKLGEDLNGE from the coding sequence ATGTCGCGACTCCGCCGTTACCGCCCGGACGTGGTCCAGTCGCCCCTGGAAACGTACCTGCGGGAGATCAACGAAACCGCCCTCTTGACCGCCGACCAGGAGAAGTCCCTGGCCCGGGCGATCGGCGCCGGCGACACCGAGGCCCGCGACCAGATGGTGCGGGCCAACCTGCGGCTGGTGGTGAACATCGCCCGCGGGTACACGGGCAAGGGGCTGGCCCTCCAGGACCTCATCGAGGAGGGGAACCTGGGCCTGTTGCGGGCCGTCGAGGGGTTCGACCCGACGATGAACACGCGGTTCAGCACCTACGCCAGCTACTGGATCAAGCAGAGCATCAAGCGGGCGCTGGTGAACACCGCCAAGACGATCCGCATCCCGGCGTACATGGTGGAGCTGCTGGCCAAGTGGCGCCGGGCCACCAACAAGCTGAGCGACGAGCTGGGACGCCCGCCCACGCACGAAGAGGTGGCGAAGCTGCTCGGGCTGCCCAAGAAGAAGCTGGCGATCATCAAGAAGGCGATCCGCGTGTACAACGCGGCCCCGCAGTCGGACCAGACCGAGGCCGGGTGGAGCATCGAGGAGATGCTCATGGACAGCCGGGCGAAGACGCCCGACACCGAGATGGTCGAGACCGACGACCTCAAGCACGTCCTCATCCTGCTGGAGAAGATGGACAAGCGCGAGGCGACGGTGCTGAAGATGCGGTTCGGGCTCAACGACGAGGAGCCGAAGACGCTCAAGGAGATCGGCGAGTGCCTCGGCCTGACCCGCGAGCGGGTCCGCCAGATCGAGAGCGAGGCCCTTGCCAAACTGGGCGAAGACCTGAACGGGGAGTGA
- a CDS encoding tetratricopeptide repeat protein: MRVRSLCLVLATTVGCESLRPAPPVAPPAPPTVAVKPPDPPKPPVEILRASVSQPEPPAPAQPPEDDPLESVARCLERDDWRGAATHLNSYVCAHPDQPLFRLQLAELYLRGARPADARLQYERFIADAQSGPPAIRPYIVTAHIKLMEIAQRSGNRFGELFHRGVGLLLLVEEQDRAANRDEKFCEEMLCKALRALTDAKELKPGDPRVRIYLADALDRTGNRRAAAAERSAARMLLPSSEMTAAERRPMLLGE, encoded by the coding sequence ATGCGGGTCCGGTCACTGTGTCTTGTTCTGGCCACGACGGTCGGGTGTGAGTCCCTCCGCCCCGCGCCGCCGGTCGCCCCACCCGCTCCACCTACGGTTGCGGTCAAACCGCCCGACCCGCCGAAACCGCCGGTCGAGATCCTTCGCGCTTCGGTGAGCCAGCCGGAACCGCCGGCACCCGCTCAGCCGCCCGAGGACGACCCGCTGGAGAGCGTGGCGCGGTGCCTCGAACGCGACGACTGGCGCGGCGCGGCGACGCACCTCAACTCCTACGTCTGTGCGCACCCGGACCAGCCCCTGTTCCGGTTGCAGCTCGCGGAACTGTACCTGCGCGGCGCCCGCCCGGCGGACGCGCGGCTTCAGTATGAGCGCTTCATCGCGGATGCGCAATCCGGCCCACCTGCGATCCGGCCGTACATCGTCACCGCGCACATCAAGCTGATGGAGATCGCCCAGCGGTCCGGTAATCGGTTTGGGGAACTGTTCCATCGTGGGGTGGGGCTGTTACTGCTTGTGGAAGAGCAGGACCGCGCGGCCAATCGGGACGAGAAGTTCTGCGAGGAGATGTTGTGCAAGGCGCTGCGGGCGCTAACGGACGCCAAGGAGCTGAAGCCGGGCGACCCGCGCGTGCGAATCTACCTGGCGGACGCACTGGACCGCACCGGGAACCGGCGGGCCGCCGCCGCCGAGCGCTCGGCGGCGCGGATGCTGCTCCCGAGCAGCGAAATGACCGCCGCCGAGCGGCGACCGATGTTGTTGGGGGAGTGA
- a CDS encoding SPFH domain-containing protein: MFRARYLLALLAVAYLLTGVYQVGPDERAVVRRFGQVVARPGPGLGFGLPWGVDRVDRIPVRTVRQLRVGYDPGAGDTSGSTGDSTRTPAGQMLTGDQNLVNVQLVIDYAIGEADQDLDDYTVHRELVDATLTRAAEAAAAEWAGGRTIDHVLLTGSSALPAWVMDRLGERLPELRLGVRVQRASVALLTPPDEVRSAFEAVTQAQTAIGTKETQARQERDQRLSQAAATRYKLEQEARQFRDEQRAQGRADAAAFLDERAAFRTIAKTNPDARALLWWNEIQETLDAITTHGGRAEPIDHYLVNGELNLYAIFDFFSPPRR, from the coding sequence CGGCGTCTACCAGGTCGGGCCGGACGAGCGCGCGGTCGTGCGCCGGTTCGGCCAGGTGGTCGCGCGGCCGGGGCCGGGGCTCGGCTTCGGGCTGCCGTGGGGCGTGGACCGTGTGGACCGCATCCCGGTGCGCACGGTGCGCCAGCTCCGCGTCGGCTACGATCCGGGGGCCGGCGACACCAGCGGCTCGACCGGCGACAGCACCCGCACCCCGGCCGGGCAGATGCTCACCGGCGACCAGAACCTCGTGAACGTGCAACTCGTTATCGACTACGCCATCGGTGAGGCCGACCAGGACCTGGACGACTACACCGTCCACCGCGAACTGGTGGACGCGACCCTCACGCGGGCCGCAGAAGCCGCCGCCGCCGAGTGGGCCGGCGGTCGAACGATCGATCACGTGCTCCTGACGGGCAGTTCCGCGCTCCCGGCGTGGGTGATGGACCGGCTCGGCGAGCGCCTGCCGGAACTGCGGCTCGGCGTCCGCGTGCAGCGGGCGAGCGTCGCCCTGCTCACGCCGCCGGACGAGGTGCGGAGCGCGTTCGAGGCCGTCACCCAGGCCCAGACCGCGATCGGTACGAAGGAGACGCAGGCCCGACAGGAGCGCGACCAGCGGCTCAGTCAGGCCGCCGCGACCCGGTACAAGCTGGAACAGGAGGCCCGGCAGTTCCGGGACGAGCAGCGCGCCCAGGGCCGGGCCGACGCCGCTGCGTTTCTGGACGAACGGGCCGCGTTCCGAACGATCGCGAAAACCAACCCGGACGCCCGCGCGCTGCTCTGGTGGAACGAGATCCAGGAAACGCTCGACGCCATTACCACCCACGGCGGCCGGGCCGAGCCCATCGACCACTACCTCGTGAACGGCGAACTGAACCTGTACGCGATCTTCGATTTCTTCAGCCCGCCGCGGCGGTGA